The nucleotide sequence CGTGAGTATGCGTTTATTGCCGTGGTAGCCAACATCATCATGACCCATGTCGTCGGCGACAATAAGTACGATATTGGGCTGCTTATTAGCCAGTAAAGAACTTGTTAAAAATACTAATAGCGAAAGAACTAGCTTCATCTGTTTAAACTCCTGTAGTTATTTAGTAGTCATACGCATACGGCAAAGGAAGAATGACAGCTTTGTCAAAAATAATGTGACCAGTGCAAAAAAAAGCTCCCATTAAGGGAGCTAGAGAAATCAATGCATCAAGAATTAGTCATTTTTGAAATCGTAACGAGTCGATTTATTAGCGTTAGTCAAATCACTACTACTAAATACAAAAGATGTAATTGAGCCACCAACATTAACAAAAGGAAAGGTATTATCTGTGCCGTGCCACTGGTCAGATATTGAGCTTTGATTATATACTTCCTTAGAGACAAATAAGCTCATGGTATTAGGACGTTTAACTTTTGAAAGTTTTAAGCCCTTGGTTCCACCAGTAGCATTTAAATCGAAATCGAAATCTCCACTCCCGTCGTCATAGGCAGAAGCACGATACGATTCGTCATCACTTGGGTTACTGGGACAAACGTTAACATTATCAAAAGAATTGCCAAGGTAGGTTGAAATCGGGTTACCTGAGGTTGCCACCCATTGATCACCTGTCTCAGATGGGAAATAATTTTTATTATCTTTGAGGTAGACACTTACTGCAGTAGATAATTGCTTGAGGTTACCTTTGCATTCAGTGAGTTCACCCTGGCGCATGCCTTTGATGACTGCAGGGACACCAATGCCGAATAAGATGATGATGACGGCGACAACAACAAGTAGTTCGGTCATTGTAAAGTGATTTTTTTTCATAAAGACTCCGTTTAATAATCAATTGAGTTTAACTCAATTTACTAAGAGATGCAAATTATAAAGTGCTTTGAGAAGATGACTAACTAGAAGCTTAGTACATTTTTGAGGTGTTAACTGGACGCGCTTTGTCAATATGACCTTTGATAACACGCTCCCTGAATTTATCTAATTCAGGTTTGAGAAAAGATTTCCATAGCTCAGTTTGTTCGAGCTTATCTTTACTTTGCCATTGCTCATAGAGTTCTTGGGGAGGGATGATGGGGTAGGCTTTACCATATTGACCACGTTCATCACTCAGAGTTAATAAAAACCAGAAGCGCATAAGCTTTTTGAATTTCTTACCTTTGCGTTGGTGATGAGTGAGTTCAATATTGTTGTAATAAATTACTCTTGGACGAATGAAGAAGCCAAGAAAGCCTTTCGGTGAGGCAACATCATGACCCGTCGTAATATTAATTTCATCTGCAGGTGGAGCAAAAGGGAAAATTAAAACGTGCTGTAAATCAACACGGGGTTGATCCATCCAGGTGACTTGAACTAAGGTTTGATCCTCAGTGGGTGCTTGAACAGTGGAGAAAACTGCAGGATTATACTTATTGATCACAATAGTGATAATGGGTGTAAGGGCAGAAATTGCGATGAGTGCAAAGATTAATTTTAAGCCTGTACCACGCTTATAAGCAGAAGAGGGGAGCGATTGCTCCCCTGCTTTATCTGTAAGATTGTCGCTCACTATAGAATCTAGTGTTTGGCCTCGGGGGCCTTTTCTTCAGATTTATCAACTTCAGGAACTTTCTCATCAGCCGTATCTGCTACAGGATGATCCGTAGCATGCTCAAGAGAATGACCGTGGATATCATAGCCAGTAGAAGCGGGTACAAAGTAGGGCTTATGAGGTATTTCAGTTAAGGACTTAAAGCGCTCAGGCATACCCTCTCGAAGATAAACCTTGTCATCACGAGTCAAAGTATCTGCCAAAGTAAAGAGGAAGAAAAGTGATAAGAAGAAAATACCAGACATGAAAACCGCTCTATTGAGGGGCTTGTCGTAGTGTAAATGCATGAAGAATCCGCAAACTAGTGCTGCTTTGGTAAAAGCAATTGCCAAGGCAATGATAATCGCAATAGTCGGTGTGATTTGCATCTTGGTAAAATGGTAGATTACTTCCGGCATGAACTTTGCCGTCCATATTGTGAGTGCAGTAAGTCCAAATAGTGCAGAACCTACAGCTACGTACATAATCATAGGAAGTACGTGAGGCTTGTGGTCACTTTCAGGTCCGTGATGGTCGCTCATGATTCGTATCCTTATTTAGTGAGGTAAAGTAATGGGAAGAGGAAGATCCAGATAAGGTCGACTAAATGCCAGTAGAGGCCAACCATTTCAACTGGAGTGTAGTAAGCTTCGTAGAATTCACCTTTAGCGGTTCTCCAGGAAACCCAAAGAATAGCAATGAGGCCGAGAATAACGTGAAGGACGTGAGTCGCTGTGGCCATGAAGTAAATACTAAAGTAAAGATGCTCATTACTCATGTGATCTCCCATAAAGGAGAAAAATCCACCAGGGAAAATCCCGAGTTCAAACTTATGATGGTATTCAAAGTATTTAACGACTAAGAAACCCATGCCACATAAAACGGTGATGAGCATTAGTGCCAAGGCTCTACCTTTTTTATTGAGTTGAACATCTCTGATGGCAACAGCCATTGTAACAGAAGACGTAATTAGAATAACTGTATTAACGGCACCCATTTTCCAGTCGAGCTTTTCAGCACCACTTTCAAAAGTTTCTGGGTACCAAGTACGGAACACTACATAGGCAACAAAAATACCGCCAAAGAGCATAAATTCCGTGAGAAGAAATAACCACATGCCTAGTTTGCATGAGTCGAATTCCTGATCCGCGTTAGAAAAGTGATGCGAAACGAAACGCGGGATAAATTTACTTGTATCTACTTTAGAGCTCATCTTATAGTCCTTTATTAATCGTACTCGTAGGGAGCTTTTTTCATTACGGGAACATCCTCAGAGAAGTTTTCAAGGATAGGTGGAGACTGAGTTTCCCAGTCCATTGTAGTAGCGCCCCAAGGATTGTTTGGAGCCTTACGATCACTGAAGAGTGAAGCGAGAAGATTACTGAAAAGTATAAGTACACCGAAACCTAGGATAAAAGCACCAATAGAACTAAAGCCGTGCATTTGGCTCCAGAGTTCATTGCTTGAATCATAAGTGAAGTAACGACGTGGCATGCCCGTGTAACCGAGGAAGAATTGAGAGAAGAAAGTTACGTTGAAGCCAATGAAAACAATAAGGCAAGCAATCTTAGCTACAGTTTCGTTATACATTTTCCCAACCATTTTTGGCCAGTAAAAGTGAAGGCCAGCGAAGAAGGCAATTACCGTACCACCAAACATTACGTAGTGGAAGTGAGCTACAACATAATAAGTATCGTGAAGAACGATATCAGTAGAAAGTGTAGCAAGTGGTAACCCTGTTAATCCACCAATGGTGAAGAGGAAAAGGAATGAAAGCGCATAACACATAGGAGCTTCGAAAGTAATGGAAGCTCTATGGAGAGTGGCAACCCAGTTAAATACTTTAATCGCGGAAGGAATCGCTACGAGGAAAGTTAAGAAAGAGAAAACTAAACCAGCGTATACTGATTGACCTGAAAGGAACATGTGGTGACCCCATACTAAGAATGAGATAACCGCAATCGCGATAGATGAGTTAGCAATAGCTTTATAACCAAAGATAACTTTGCGTGAGAAGCAGGAGATGACTTCTGAGATGATACCCATGCCAGGAAGGATCATGATATATACAGCAGGGTGAGAGTAGAACCAAAAGAAATGCTGGAAGAGTACGGGGTCACCACCAAGTGCAGGATCAAAAATACCAACTTGGAGAGTTCTTTCTGCAATGAGAAGCATTAGTGTGATACCAAGAACTGGAGTAGCAAGAACCTGTAAGATGGAAGTCGCATAGAGGGCCCATAGGAGAAGTGGCATTTTGTACCAGCTCATTCCTGGAGCACGCAACTTGTGAATCGTTACAATAAAGTTAATACCTGTGAAGATTGAGGAGAAACCTAAAACAAAGGCAGCAAAGGTCATGGTGATTACTGCGCCCGCCGTTTCTTTCGAATAGGGCAGATAGAAAGTCCATCCAGTTGTAAGTGGAGTTTCGCCACCAACAATACCGTAGAGCGCAATAGATGCCCCGATTACATAAAGATAGAAACTCGCAAGATTCATTCTCGGGAAGGCTACATCCTTAGCGCCTACCATGAGTGGAAGGATAAAGTTACCAATAGCGGCAGGAATAGCAGGGATAATGAATAAGAATACCATGATTACACCATGCAGAGTGAACCACATGTTGTAAGTGTCTTTGTATTCAGGAGTCATTGGCAACATGCCACCTGGGGTAGCGAGTTGTGCACGAATCATAAGGGCGAAAGCACCGCCAGCAAAAAGTGCTACGCAAGATGCTACGAGGTACATAATGCCGATACGTTTGTGATCTAGGGTATAAGCCCAAGACATAAAGCCTTTTTTACAGTTGTAAAAATTGACGTCGTTTTGTTGTGTAGTTGTACTCATTATAGACTCCTATTTCTCAGCTTCTTCAGAAGGTTCTGAAGGCTTGTCTGATAATGTTTTAATAAATTCGATGAGATTTTTGATGTCTCTATCTTTGAAAGTGCCTTGAGCAGGCATCGCGGCGTAACCCTGAACGATCTTTTTAGCAGGATCATTTATAGCTTCCGATATGTACTGATGGTCTGCCATGGCTTTTGAACCATCTGTAAAAGTACGTTCCTTGCCCCAGAGACCATACCAGTTAGGACCAATGCCTTTCGGAGCATTTGGCTTAACGGCATGACAAGCCATACAATTTTTGGCCCAGAAACGTTCACCTTGTTCAGCAGGAGTTCCGCCCTCAATAGGAGTGATAGCTTCTTTGAATTTGGCATACTCTTCTTTTGAGACGACGTTCATCCAGCCGATCATGAAAGCGTGATCAGTACCACACATCTCATTACAAGTATAGTAATAAACACCTTCTTTAATGGGAGTAAACATAAATTCACGTTTTTGGCCAGGAACCGCATCGCGCTTGACGCGCATTGCAGGGATAGCGAATGAGTGAAGAACATCTTTTGAAGTGACTACCAAACGGATAGGCGTATCAACAGGTACGGTTAATATCTTAGGGCTGATAAAAGGCAAACCATCTTTTGTGAAATTTTCGGCGTTTTTGCTGTAGTAACTAAGATTATTCACTTTTGGGTCGTTCTCAAGTTTTACAATGAGCTCATTAAGCTTAGTAAGGTTCTTGGACTCTACATCTGTTAAAGCATCCTTCTTTTGCAAATTTTTACGTTCAGCTTTAGCAATTTTGAGAGGACTTAGTGCTACTGAAGATATAGACGATACAGAACCGCCGTTATCAAATTCAAACTTCCAGTTCCACATGCTACCAGTAACATAGATATCCTCTGATTGTGCGTAGGGAGCTGGCTGCATAACATTGATGAAAGTTTTATAGCCACGTACGAAAAATACTAAAATAATAGCGAGTGGAATCACAGACCAAGCAATCTCTAGAAGGAGGTTGTGTGTAATGTGTGGGGTCTTTTCGTTTTCGCTGCGTCGACGATAGCGGATCATGAAGTAAAGCATCAATCCGATGATGAGGACGAAAAAGACAACTGATAGCCAGTTGATCAGTGATCCGACACTATCCACTTCCTTTGCGTGAGCAGAGGCTGCTTCAGAGTATCTGAATATATTATCTAATTTCATAGTTTTTCCGTTTGTGTATTTTTCTTAAAAAATTCTGATTTCCATAGTACACCCAAGAAGGTGACTAAAATGATGAGCGTTAATAATCCACCAAGACTCATAACTCGCATGGCGTTTCTAACATATTTTCCCCGTTCTTTATCATACTGAAAGCAAAAAACAAGTACTCGCTCAGCAAAAGAACCAATTTTGCCTTCGCCAGCTTCTGTAATTGCAAACTTATAATCACGAGCAGGAAAAGAAATCCCATATAGGTAACGAGAGATTTTTCCATCTTCAGTTAAGATATGACTAACTGAAGGGTGGGAGTAATCTCCTTGTTCAGGGTTTTCTTTACTAGGAACCCATTTATATCTAAAACCCAAAGTATTGGTGATCTCATCTGCAACTTCTCTCGTAGTTGTGAGGAAGTGGATGCCATCACCCTTCATATCAAATTGCTTAAGGTAGTTTTCTTTACTAGCTTTTGCTAAGAGATGATTTTCTTTGGGTTCAAAAGAAATATTGAGCATTTCAAAGTGTTCACCTGGTTTCCATTCTAGTTCATTAAGAACCATGAAAGTGCCATTCATTAAAGCATTGCAGGTTCCACCGCAGGAGTAATAAACCATGTTGATCACTACGGGGCGGCCTTTTTTGAAGTATGACTTCAATGCTACTTTTTCACCTTCTTCATTAGTGATAATGAGGTCGAGGTTTAAGTGGGCACCAAAGTTTTCTTCCACATTGACTCCCTTAAGTGACTCAGGATCTTTATCAACGTTTGTTGATACGCCAACCTGAGGACCATTAATTTCGGCACTAATACTGAGTGCAAAAAGACTAAGGAAAAGGATGTAGAAGAATTTCTTCATTACTTAGTTTTACCTTGTTCTGCGAGAACTTTGTTGATGATCGCCTTTTTTGGGGCATTCGCATCACGCATTTCGTTTAACTCAGTTGTAGGTGCGAGCTCTCTTACGCTACGATTCTTTTCAGCCATCATGCTCTCGTAAGAACGAAGACCGATGATTGATACTGCGAGTAAAGCAGCTGTAGCGATAAGAATGACGTAGACGGCATTAATAGCCGGTTCATCTACTTCATTTTTAAGTGGGTATTTGCTTTCGTGACTCATAATGACCCCTATAGATTAACAAAGTTTAGTGATTCTTTGAGGCGTGGATCGCGAATAGGAATCAAGTTCTGGTTCTTAAGATTGATGAGGAACGCGGCAACGTAAAGACCCGCCATACCAAGTAAAATCAGCGCATCAGCAATGCTGGGACTGAAAGGTGTGGTGATAGGGAATGTTACGGTCGGCATAACTTGCCAGTAGAGATAAACAAATTCAGCTAGGATCAACCATACAGCGAAGAAAGTACAGATGTTCCTATTGCGCTTCATGTGACGTGACATGAAAAAAGCAAAAGGAATGAGGAAGTGACCAAAAACCACTGCATAAGTAACCGGTAACCAGCCTTCTTTGAAACGGTTGAGGAACCATATAGTTTCTTCTGGAAGATCTGCATACCAGATGATCAAAAATTGTGAAAGTGATGTGTAGGTCCAGAAAATCATGAAAGCCCACATAAGTTTACCCAGATCATGGTAGTGTTCTTGGTCAACAGCACCTTGAAGGTAGCCTTTAGCCTGAAGAACACGTATAGCGATAACAGTAGCGGCATGCGTAGTCATGATTGCCCCAGAAAAGTAAATAACACCGTAGATGGTAGAGAACCATGCGTAGTCTAAGCTCATCATCCAGTCAAAAGAAGCAAATGTGAGGGAAAGGCCGAAAAGCATTAAACCAGGAGCAGACATTTTGCCCATGAGGATAGTAGTTTGTGGATTGCCATCAGCATCTTGGCCGGTAGATTTTTTGAACATGAAGAATGCTAAGGCAATCCAAATGGCAAAATAAACACATGCACGCTTTGTGAAAGCACTCACATTTAAGTAGGAATGTTTAACATGTAAAGAATGTTCGAGGTGAGCGCGGTGACGGCCGTGAGCTAGGTCAAAACGACCGCCTACAGCATGATCATCATGGGCATGAGCATCATGAGTACTATGAGCTTCCTCTTCTTCTTCGCCTTCTACATGAATTGCTTCTGCCGCATCTTGAGATTCAGCAATTGTAGCAGCTCTCTTAACACGATTCTTTGCAGGATGTCCGCCCATAGCAGGTTTTGCGGGCGCAACTTCTCTAACTTCGCTATGGTCATCAATAGCTTTTTCAGAGTGGCCGTGGTCACTATGACTTTCTTCAGCGTGATCGCCGTGAGCATCAGTAAAGTGATAAGTATCAAGCATGAGCTCTTTTTTAAGAGTTTCAGCATCGCGATGGTCGCCCCAAGAGTAGATTTGGTCAGCGAAGATAAGAATAGGAATGAAGAGGAGGGCCATGAGCCAAATATTCTTCATGAAACCTTCTTGAACACGGCGAACCGTTACTGACCAGCCTGCGCGAGTGATATGGTTAATCATAGTGAAGCCAAGTGCACCCAAAGTAATAGCTAAGAAAAGCATGAAGCTAGTAAGGTAAGAATGCATGAACTGAGCTTTGTTCGGCTGCGTGAAGCAGGCTATTGCGATAAGCGCAAAACCAGAAACAGCAAAGATAGCAATAGCTTTGTTCCATTTAGCACCAGGAGCAACTACTGTTTTTTCGTCAAAGTTTTTACCGTGACCCATTATTTGGCCTCTTTGGAACTTAATGATTTATATTCTTCAGTTGCGGCTGCTTTTTGAAGAACACGAACGTATTCAACAATCGCCCAGCGATCTGATAGATTAGGAATTTGTACTGCATAAGGGAGCATGATTTTACTTCGGCTACCGTGTTTGATAGAGGAGTAAATAAGTCCATCTGGCATATTCACGTAATCAGCAAGGAGTAAGTTAGCCACGCCAAGGAAACCACGTTTCGCTACCATGCCAACGCCATCACCAGTAGAACCGTGACAAGGCGTACAGTAGATATCGTAACGTTGCTGACCGCGTTGTAAGTATTCTGCGTAAGATTTTGTCCAGCCAAGGCTTTTGAAATCAGGAGCAGTTTTTACAAATTCGCCACTGTCTGTTTTACCATCGCGAAGTTCAGGATCTTGTACGAGCTTGCCGTCTTTGCCATAAGGAACAGTTTCTTCTACAATTGGACGCATTGTACGACCATCTTCAAAGAAAGGACTTTCTGAAAGAGCACGGTATTTTTCTTGCGTATCCATATTTGGATTTGGATGAATCGGTGGCTTTGCTGATTCCGCACCTGGTTTACAGGAAGCGAAAAATAAAGCACCGAGACTTAAGCTAATAGTTAATGGCTTAATCATTGATGACAGTGACATCTTTGCCTCCGATTTTCTCTAAAAATTCAGTCGTTTTTTGAGTGTTATACTTAGGGTCATCAACACTGACTACAACAAAGAAACCATCATCAGTTACTTTTTTGAAAGCTTCGTGTTTGAAAACTGGGTTATAAAGTTTGGGTAATCCGTTAATGCCGATCATGCCAAATACTGCTCCGAAAGCAGAGAAGAGGATAGAGAGCTCAAACATAACTG is from Lentisphaera profundi and encodes:
- a CDS encoding type II secretion system protein — translated: MKKNHFTMTELLVVVAVIIILFGIGVPAVIKGMRQGELTECKGNLKQLSTAVSVYLKDNKNYFPSETGDQWVATSGNPISTYLGNSFDNVNVCPSNPSDDESYRASAYDDGSGDFDFDLNATGGTKGLKLSKVKRPNTMSLFVSKEVYNQSSISDQWHGTDNTFPFVNVGGSITSFVFSSSDLTNANKSTRYDFKND
- a CDS encoding cytochrome C oxidase subunit IV family protein — encoded protein: MSDHHGPESDHKPHVLPMIMYVAVGSALFGLTALTIWTAKFMPEVIYHFTKMQITPTIAIIIALAIAFTKAALVCGFFMHLHYDKPLNRAVFMSGIFFLSLFFLFTLADTLTRDDKVYLREGMPERFKSLTEIPHKPYFVPASTGYDIHGHSLEHATDHPVADTADEKVPEVDKSEEKAPEAKH
- a CDS encoding cytochrome c oxidase subunit 3 family protein → MSSKVDTSKFIPRFVSHHFSNADQEFDSCKLGMWLFLLTEFMLFGGIFVAYVVFRTWYPETFESGAEKLDWKMGAVNTVILITSSVTMAVAIRDVQLNKKGRALALMLITVLCGMGFLVVKYFEYHHKFELGIFPGGFFSFMGDHMSNEHLYFSIYFMATATHVLHVILGLIAILWVSWRTAKGEFYEAYYTPVEMVGLYWHLVDLIWIFLFPLLYLTK
- a CDS encoding cytochrome c oxidase subunit I, which codes for MSTTTQQNDVNFYNCKKGFMSWAYTLDHKRIGIMYLVASCVALFAGGAFALMIRAQLATPGGMLPMTPEYKDTYNMWFTLHGVIMVFLFIIPAIPAAIGNFILPLMVGAKDVAFPRMNLASFYLYVIGASIALYGIVGGETPLTTGWTFYLPYSKETAGAVITMTFAAFVLGFSSIFTGINFIVTIHKLRAPGMSWYKMPLLLWALYATSILQVLATPVLGITLMLLIAERTLQVGIFDPALGGDPVLFQHFFWFYSHPAVYIMILPGMGIISEVISCFSRKVIFGYKAIANSSIAIAVISFLVWGHHMFLSGQSVYAGLVFSFLTFLVAIPSAIKVFNWVATLHRASITFEAPMCYALSFLFLFTIGGLTGLPLATLSTDIVLHDTYYVVAHFHYVMFGGTVIAFFAGLHFYWPKMVGKMYNETVAKIACLIVFIGFNVTFFSQFFLGYTGMPRRYFTYDSSNELWSQMHGFSSIGAFILGFGVLILFSNLLASLFSDRKAPNNPWGATTMDWETQSPPILENFSEDVPVMKKAPYEYD
- the coxB gene encoding cytochrome c oxidase subunit II, with the translated sequence MKLDNIFRYSEAASAHAKEVDSVGSLINWLSVVFFVLIIGLMLYFMIRYRRRSENEKTPHITHNLLLEIAWSVIPLAIILVFFVRGYKTFINVMQPAPYAQSEDIYVTGSMWNWKFEFDNGGSVSSISSVALSPLKIAKAERKNLQKKDALTDVESKNLTKLNELIVKLENDPKVNNLSYYSKNAENFTKDGLPFISPKILTVPVDTPIRLVVTSKDVLHSFAIPAMRVKRDAVPGQKREFMFTPIKEGVYYYTCNEMCGTDHAFMIGWMNVVSKEEYAKFKEAITPIEGGTPAEQGERFWAKNCMACHAVKPNAPKGIGPNWYGLWGKERTFTDGSKAMADHQYISEAINDPAKKIVQGYAAMPAQGTFKDRDIKNLIEFIKTLSDKPSEPSEEAEK
- a CDS encoding SCO family protein, whose protein sequence is MKKFFYILFLSLFALSISAEINGPQVGVSTNVDKDPESLKGVNVEENFGAHLNLDLIITNEEGEKVALKSYFKKGRPVVINMVYYSCGGTCNALMNGTFMVLNELEWKPGEHFEMLNISFEPKENHLLAKASKENYLKQFDMKGDGIHFLTTTREVADEITNTLGFRYKWVPSKENPEQGDYSHPSVSHILTEDGKISRYLYGISFPARDYKFAITEAGEGKIGSFAERVLVFCFQYDKERGKYVRNAMRVMSLGGLLTLIILVTFLGVLWKSEFFKKNTQTEKL
- a CDS encoding c-type cytochrome, translating into MSLSSMIKPLTISLSLGALFFASCKPGAESAKPPIHPNPNMDTQEKYRALSESPFFEDGRTMRPIVEETVPYGKDGKLVQDPELRDGKTDSGEFVKTAPDFKSLGWTKSYAEYLQRGQQRYDIYCTPCHGSTGDGVGMVAKRGFLGVANLLLADYVNMPDGLIYSSIKHGSRSKIMLPYAVQIPNLSDRWAIVEYVRVLQKAAATEEYKSLSSKEAK